The following proteins are co-located in the Clavibacter capsici genome:
- a CDS encoding non-heme iron oxygenase ferredoxin subunit, which produces MTAVRICAVDDLDVNEALRIEVEGLAIALVKDSSGTVHAIGDTCTHGDISLAEGFVEGDTLECWAHGSKFSLETGKPRTLPAYEPVPVYPVTIVDGDIHIDTTPKS; this is translated from the coding sequence ATGACCGCCGTCCGCATCTGCGCCGTCGACGACCTCGACGTCAACGAGGCGCTCCGCATCGAGGTCGAGGGCCTCGCCATCGCCCTCGTCAAGGACTCCTCGGGCACGGTGCACGCCATCGGCGACACCTGCACGCACGGCGACATCTCGCTGGCGGAGGGCTTCGTCGAGGGCGACACCCTGGAGTGCTGGGCCCACGGGTCGAAGTTCTCCCTCGAGACGGGCAAGCCGCGCACGCTGCCGGCCTACGAGCCCGTCCCCGTCTACCCCGTGACGATCGTGGACGGCGACATCCACATCGACACCACCCCGAAGAGCTAG
- a CDS encoding SURF1 family cytochrome oxidase biogenesis protein, producing the protein MSRWRFVLNRRWAGYLLVAVVFSIACVLLSHWQFARRDEALAEIAKVEDNWDRAPQPVDQVLGDTSSYVDTQKWTPVTITGTYLVDQQLLARNRPFNGQPGFEVLTPLRLEDGRVFVVDRGWVPIGNSQDSPDSVPAPPAGEVTVTARLKAGEPELPGRSAPDGQIATVNLPDIAERVGSPTFTGAYGLLVSEDPAPADAAPFATPRPEEDEGPHLSYAFQWIVFAIIAFVGLGVAIRNEYRIINADDPEEQDRERARQAKRARKQPSDADVEDRILDDAR; encoded by the coding sequence GTGAGCCGCTGGCGCTTCGTGCTCAACCGCCGCTGGGCCGGCTACCTCCTGGTGGCCGTGGTCTTCTCCATCGCGTGCGTGCTCCTCAGCCACTGGCAGTTCGCGCGCCGCGACGAGGCCCTCGCGGAGATCGCCAAGGTCGAGGACAACTGGGACCGCGCGCCGCAGCCGGTCGACCAGGTGCTCGGCGACACCTCGTCCTACGTCGACACGCAGAAGTGGACGCCCGTCACCATCACCGGCACCTACCTGGTCGACCAGCAGCTGCTCGCGCGAAACCGCCCCTTCAACGGGCAGCCCGGCTTCGAGGTGCTGACTCCGCTCCGGCTGGAGGACGGCCGCGTCTTCGTCGTCGATCGCGGGTGGGTGCCCATCGGCAACTCGCAGGACTCCCCCGACTCCGTCCCCGCGCCGCCGGCCGGCGAGGTCACCGTGACGGCGCGGCTCAAGGCGGGCGAGCCGGAGCTGCCGGGGCGCTCGGCACCCGACGGGCAGATCGCCACCGTGAACCTGCCCGACATCGCGGAGCGGGTGGGATCTCCCACGTTCACGGGCGCGTACGGGCTGCTCGTCTCCGAGGATCCCGCCCCCGCGGACGCCGCGCCGTTCGCGACCCCGCGTCCCGAGGAGGACGAGGGCCCGCACCTCTCCTACGCGTTCCAGTGGATCGTCTTCGCGATCATCGCGTTCGTGGGGCTCGGCGTGGCCATCCGCAACGAGTACCGCATCATCAACGCCGACGATCCCGAGGAGCAGGACCGCGAGCGGGCCCGGCAGGCCAAGCGCGCGCGGAAGCAGCCCTCGGACGCCGACGTCGAGGACCGGATCCTCGACGACGCGCGCTGA
- the sufD gene encoding Fe-S cluster assembly protein SufD has protein sequence MTTPLATTEAVAPLGNGARPHTDGGWGVIPIQTRSERFTSTDVEAFDAVTGREAVWKLTPVRRLDDLISGELDGSRYEVTSSEAAGASVSWIPRDDARIGTAGAPEDRAQANAWSSFGEALAIEVSGEEPVTVTVGRSELGSAPRAAHTLITAAPFSRGVVILDNAGSASLAENVEIVVGDQAELTVVTVQQWDDEARHLAAHQAVVGRDAKLKHVVVTLGGSIVRVNPSAHLSNEGADGELLGVYFADAGQHLEQQVYVDHDAPNTRSRVTYKGALQGAGARTVWIGDVLIRRSAPGTDSYEQNRNLVLTDGTRADSIPNLEIETGDIAGAGHASATGRFDDEQLFYLQARGITEEEARRLVVRGFLSEIVQQIGVPDLEERLQSAIEAELAGTSTGAVVR, from the coding sequence ATGACGACCCCACTCGCCACCACCGAAGCCGTCGCCCCCCTGGGGAACGGCGCCCGACCGCACACCGACGGGGGGTGGGGCGTCATCCCCATCCAGACCCGCTCCGAGCGCTTCACGTCCACGGACGTCGAGGCGTTCGACGCCGTCACCGGCCGCGAGGCCGTCTGGAAGCTGACGCCCGTCCGCCGGCTCGACGACCTCATCTCGGGTGAGCTCGACGGCTCGCGCTACGAGGTCACCAGCTCCGAGGCCGCCGGCGCGTCCGTCTCCTGGATCCCCCGGGACGACGCCCGCATCGGCACGGCCGGAGCCCCCGAGGACCGCGCCCAGGCCAACGCCTGGTCGTCCTTCGGCGAGGCGCTCGCCATCGAGGTCTCGGGGGAGGAGCCGGTCACCGTCACGGTCGGCCGCTCCGAGCTCGGCTCCGCGCCGCGTGCCGCGCACACCCTGATCACCGCCGCCCCCTTCAGCCGCGGCGTCGTCATCCTCGACAACGCCGGCTCCGCCTCCCTCGCGGAGAACGTGGAGATCGTCGTCGGCGACCAGGCCGAGCTCACGGTCGTGACCGTGCAGCAGTGGGACGACGAGGCGCGCCACCTGGCCGCGCACCAGGCCGTCGTCGGCCGGGACGCCAAGCTCAAGCACGTGGTGGTGACGCTCGGCGGATCCATCGTCCGCGTCAACCCCTCCGCGCACCTCTCGAACGAGGGCGCCGACGGCGAGCTCCTCGGCGTGTACTTCGCCGACGCGGGCCAGCACCTCGAGCAGCAGGTCTACGTCGACCACGACGCTCCGAACACCCGCAGCCGCGTCACCTACAAGGGCGCGCTCCAGGGCGCCGGTGCTCGCACGGTGTGGATCGGCGACGTGCTCATCCGCCGCTCGGCGCCCGGCACCGACAGCTACGAGCAGAACCGCAACCTCGTGCTCACGGACGGCACGCGCGCCGACTCGATCCCGAACCTCGAGATCGAGACCGGCGACATCGCCGGCGCCGGTCACGCGAGCGCCACGGGCCGCTTCGACGACGAGCAGCTGTTCTACCTGCAGGCCCGCGGGATCACGGAGGAGGAGGCGCGCCGCCTCGTCGTCCGCGGCTTCCTCAGCGAGATCGTGCAGCAGATCGGCGTCCCCGACCTCGAGGAGCGGCTGCAGTCCGCCATCGAGGCCGAGCTCGCCGGCACGTCCACCGGGGCGGTCGTCCGATGA
- a CDS encoding DUF3099 domain-containing protein translates to MPAPQQSVTSLPRSPQEDRHARMVKYTIAMTIRMVCILSCLFLQGWWLAVAAVGAVVLPYFAVILANVGGNQGTAVERPGGVVVVSARHSGFPPPAEPYTPAEPYAPAPSDPRMSSEPFTMPESFTTYETGRGPGATGPADSRPGTAGDVPSPGSPGAA, encoded by the coding sequence ATGCCAGCCCCGCAGCAGTCGGTCACCAGCCTCCCCCGGTCCCCGCAGGAGGACCGCCATGCCCGCATGGTCAAGTACACGATCGCCATGACCATCCGCATGGTCTGCATCCTGTCCTGCCTCTTCCTCCAGGGCTGGTGGCTGGCCGTCGCCGCCGTGGGCGCGGTCGTCCTGCCGTACTTCGCCGTCATCCTCGCGAACGTCGGCGGAAACCAGGGCACGGCGGTCGAGCGGCCGGGCGGCGTCGTGGTCGTGTCCGCGCGGCACTCCGGCTTCCCGCCGCCGGCCGAGCCGTACACGCCGGCGGAGCCGTACGCGCCTGCGCCGTCCGATCCGCGCATGTCCTCGGAGCCGTTCACGATGCCCGAGTCGTTCACCACGTACGAGACGGGCCGGGGTCCCGGCGCCACGGGCCCCGCCGACAGCCGACCGGGAACCGCGGGCGACGTCCCGTCCCCCGGCTCCCCGGGAGCGGCGTGA
- the serB gene encoding phosphoserine phosphatase SerB yields MSAVLPLTPPPTTAARALPRMLVVLDVDSTLIEDEAIELLAAEAGSLDEVAAVTDRAMRGELDFAESLRSRVATLRGLPDAVHAAVGARIRLTPGAERLVEGLHAAGHVVAVVSGGFHELLDPLAERLGLDRWRANRLESDAGRLTGRVTGPVIDAAAKRAAVEEWSAELGIPLARVVAVGDGANDLEMMAVAGLSVAFDAKPAVRTRADVCVDRRDLAQVLALLGLPR; encoded by the coding sequence GTGAGCGCCGTCCTCCCCCTGACGCCGCCGCCCACCACGGCGGCGCGCGCGCTGCCCCGGATGCTCGTCGTGCTCGACGTCGACTCGACCCTCATCGAGGACGAGGCCATCGAGCTGCTCGCCGCCGAGGCCGGATCGCTCGACGAGGTCGCCGCGGTCACCGACCGGGCGATGCGCGGCGAGCTCGACTTCGCCGAGAGCCTGCGTTCGCGGGTGGCCACGCTCCGGGGCCTGCCCGACGCGGTGCACGCCGCGGTCGGCGCGCGGATCCGCCTCACGCCCGGCGCGGAGCGGCTGGTCGAGGGCCTCCACGCCGCGGGCCATGTCGTCGCCGTCGTCTCCGGCGGGTTCCACGAGCTGCTGGATCCGCTGGCGGAGCGCCTGGGCCTCGACCGCTGGCGCGCCAACCGGCTCGAGTCGGACGCGGGCCGCCTCACGGGGCGCGTCACGGGTCCCGTCATCGACGCCGCGGCCAAGCGCGCCGCCGTCGAGGAGTGGAGCGCGGAGCTCGGCATCCCGCTCGCCCGGGTGGTCGCCGTCGGAGACGGCGCCAACGACCTGGAGATGATGGCGGTCGCCGGGCTCTCCGTCGCCTTCGACGCCAAGCCCGCCGTCCGGACGCGCGCCGACGTGTGCGTCGACCGGCGCGACCTCGCGCAGGTCCTCGCGCTCCTCGGCCTCCCCCGCTGA
- a CDS encoding ABC-F family ATP-binding cassette domain-containing protein, with protein MLAVHDLELRVGARVLMEDVSFRVSPGDKIGLVGRNGAGKTTLTKILAGEGQPTGGRIDRSGEIGYLPQDPRSGNPEDLARTRILDARGLGTLSLDMQRAMLDMASTDDKVSAKAMKDYGRLEERFVALGGYAAEAEAASIASNLSLPDRILDQPLSTLSGGQRRRIELARILFSGADTMLLDEPTNHLDADSVTWLREFLKGYQGGLIVISHDVELVGETVNRVFYLDANRMVIDIYNMGWKHYQRQRAADEERRKKERANVEKKAGVLQLQAAKFGAKASKAAAAHQMVRRAEKMLSGLEEVRAVDRVAKLRFPEPVACGRTPLMASDLSKNYGSLEIFTAVDLAIDRGSKVVILGLNGAGKTTLLRILAGVDQPDTGKLEPGHGLRVGYYAQEHETIDVKRSVLENMVSSSPDISEMEARRVLGSFLFTGDDSAKPAGVLSGGEKTRLALAMIVVSGANVLLLDEPTNNLDPASREEILGALNTYSGAVVLVSHDAGAVEALNPERVLIMPEGTEDHWSPDYMELIELA; from the coding sequence GTGCTCGCTGTACACGACCTGGAGCTGCGCGTCGGCGCCCGCGTCCTCATGGAGGACGTCTCGTTCCGGGTGAGCCCGGGGGACAAGATCGGCCTCGTCGGCCGCAACGGCGCCGGCAAGACGACGCTCACCAAGATCCTCGCGGGGGAGGGCCAGCCCACGGGCGGCCGCATCGACCGCTCCGGCGAGATCGGCTACCTCCCGCAGGACCCGCGCTCCGGGAACCCGGAGGACCTGGCCCGCACGCGCATCCTCGACGCCCGCGGCCTCGGAACGCTGTCGCTCGACATGCAGCGCGCGATGCTCGACATGGCCTCCACCGACGACAAGGTCTCGGCGAAGGCGATGAAGGACTACGGCCGGCTCGAGGAGCGCTTCGTCGCGCTCGGCGGGTACGCGGCCGAGGCGGAGGCCGCGTCCATCGCGAGCAACCTCAGCCTGCCCGACCGTATCCTCGACCAGCCGCTCAGCACCCTCTCCGGCGGCCAGCGCCGACGCATCGAGCTCGCGCGCATCCTCTTCTCCGGCGCCGACACCATGCTCCTCGACGAGCCCACCAACCACCTCGACGCCGACTCCGTCACCTGGCTCCGCGAGTTCCTCAAGGGGTACCAGGGCGGGCTCATCGTGATCAGCCACGACGTGGAGCTCGTCGGCGAGACCGTGAACCGCGTGTTCTACCTCGACGCCAACCGCATGGTCATCGACATCTACAACATGGGCTGGAAGCACTACCAGCGCCAGCGCGCCGCCGACGAGGAGCGCCGCAAGAAGGAGCGCGCCAACGTCGAGAAGAAGGCGGGCGTCCTCCAGCTGCAGGCCGCGAAGTTCGGCGCGAAGGCGTCGAAGGCGGCCGCCGCCCACCAGATGGTGCGGCGCGCGGAGAAGATGCTCTCGGGCCTCGAGGAGGTGCGCGCCGTCGACCGCGTCGCGAAGCTGCGCTTCCCGGAGCCCGTCGCCTGCGGCCGGACGCCGCTCATGGCGAGCGACCTCAGCAAGAACTACGGCTCGCTCGAGATCTTCACGGCCGTCGACCTCGCGATCGACCGCGGCAGCAAGGTCGTCATCCTCGGCCTCAACGGCGCCGGCAAGACGACGCTGCTGCGGATCCTCGCGGGCGTCGACCAGCCCGACACCGGCAAGCTCGAGCCCGGCCACGGCCTCCGCGTCGGCTACTACGCGCAGGAGCACGAGACGATCGACGTCAAGCGCAGCGTGCTGGAGAACATGGTGTCCTCCTCGCCCGACATCTCCGAGATGGAGGCGCGCCGCGTCCTCGGCTCGTTCCTGTTCACGGGCGACGACTCGGCGAAGCCCGCGGGCGTGCTCTCGGGCGGCGAGAAGACGCGCCTGGCGCTGGCCATGATCGTCGTGTCGGGCGCCAACGTGCTGCTCCTCGACGAGCCCACCAACAACCTCGACCCCGCGAGCCGCGAGGAGATCCTCGGCGCGCTCAACACGTACTCCGGCGCCGTCGTGCTCGTCAGCCACGACGCGGGAGCGGTCGAGGCGCTCAACCCGGAGCGGGTCCTCATCATGCCGGAGGGCACCGAGGACCACTGGAGCCCCGACTACATGGAGCTCATCGAGCTCGCCTGA
- a CDS encoding metal-sulfur cluster assembly factor, with protein sequence MSTQSTLSPQKFDEVEEALKDVMDPELGINVVDLGLIYDLAWDDENDALIIHMTLTSAGCPLTDVLEEQTAEALDGVVAAFRINWVWMPPWGPERITDDGRDMMRALGFSI encoded by the coding sequence GTGAGCACGCAGAGCACGCTCTCCCCGCAGAAGTTCGACGAGGTCGAGGAGGCGCTCAAGGACGTCATGGATCCCGAGCTCGGGATCAACGTGGTCGACCTGGGGCTCATCTACGACCTCGCGTGGGACGACGAGAACGACGCGCTCATCATCCACATGACGCTGACGTCGGCGGGCTGCCCGCTGACCGACGTGCTCGAGGAGCAGACCGCGGAGGCGCTCGACGGCGTCGTGGCCGCGTTCCGCATCAACTGGGTGTGGATGCCGCCGTGGGGTCCGGAGCGGATCACCGACGACGGCCGCGACATGATGCGGGCCCTCGGCTTCTCCATCTGA
- a CDS encoding phosphotransferase enzyme family protein, whose product MSDLLAAWDPGPAALTELGATHNHAYRVDVDGGSRFLLRLHVARRKQHEIDLELEWLAMLASGGGPSVPVPQRTRDGSWTAAVDVPVPDDDEVGLRRAVVDDSGARVERRLASLLTWHDGEMLSSLPASSDAGPFAETLAALHAAGADPEAVALAGQRRRYDADYASTRLERLVEGYPGIMADGSTADAIAGAVEELRATLADAGPPIMVHGDYHPGNLIQGPDGVSVIDFDRCGLGPAGLDVAAAIMYLAPRQRAQFHRAYTAAGGSTGVPDERFGAFIFLAYLDNVTHLASLPSERERMPANIAQLAAIARAVVSG is encoded by the coding sequence GTGTCCGACCTCCTGGCGGCCTGGGATCCCGGTCCCGCCGCGCTCACCGAGCTGGGGGCCACGCACAACCACGCGTACCGCGTCGACGTCGACGGCGGATCCCGCTTCCTGCTGCGCCTGCACGTGGCGCGGCGGAAGCAGCACGAGATCGACCTCGAGCTCGAGTGGCTCGCCATGCTGGCGTCCGGCGGCGGGCCGTCCGTGCCCGTCCCGCAGCGCACGCGCGACGGATCCTGGACCGCCGCCGTCGACGTGCCGGTCCCGGACGACGACGAGGTGGGTCTCCGCCGCGCCGTCGTCGACGACTCCGGGGCGCGCGTGGAGCGCCGCCTGGCGAGCCTCCTCACCTGGCACGACGGCGAGATGCTGAGCAGCCTGCCCGCGTCGTCCGACGCCGGACCGTTCGCCGAGACGCTGGCCGCGCTGCACGCCGCGGGCGCGGATCCCGAGGCCGTCGCCCTCGCCGGCCAGCGTCGCCGCTACGACGCCGACTACGCGAGCACGCGGCTCGAGCGGCTGGTGGAGGGGTACCCGGGGATCATGGCCGACGGCTCCACCGCGGACGCGATCGCCGGCGCCGTCGAGGAGCTGCGCGCGACGCTGGCGGATGCGGGCCCGCCGATCATGGTGCACGGGGACTACCACCCGGGGAACCTCATCCAGGGTCCGGACGGCGTCTCCGTGATCGACTTCGACCGCTGCGGGCTGGGCCCGGCCGGCCTGGACGTGGCCGCCGCGATCATGTACCTCGCGCCTCGGCAGCGCGCCCAGTTCCACCGGGCCTACACGGCGGCGGGCGGCAGCACGGGCGTGCCGGACGAGCGCTTCGGCGCGTTCATCTTCCTGGCGTACCTCGACAACGTCACGCATCTCGCGAGCCTGCCGTCGGAGCGCGAGCGGATGCCGGCGAACATCGCGCAGCTCGCGGCCATCGCCCGCGCCGTCGTCTCGGGCTGA
- the fabG gene encoding 3-oxoacyl-ACP reductase FabG: protein MSTARTVVVTGGNRGIGFAIAEEMVRRGHRVAVTARSGEGPAGSLTVRADVTDAASVDAAFTEVEAAYGPVEVVVANAGITRDTLMMRMSDDDFTEVVDTNLGGAFRVVKRASKGMLKARFGRIVLISSVVGLYGSGGQVNYAASKSGLVGLARSVTRELGGRGITANVVAPGFIETDMTAELPEATAAEYKRSIPAGRYGTAAEVAGVVAWISSDEAAYISGAVIPVDGGLGMGH, encoded by the coding sequence ATGAGCACCGCACGCACCGTCGTCGTCACCGGAGGCAACAGGGGGATCGGCTTCGCGATCGCCGAGGAGATGGTGCGCCGGGGGCACCGCGTCGCCGTCACCGCGCGCTCCGGCGAGGGACCCGCGGGCAGCCTCACGGTGCGCGCCGACGTGACCGACGCCGCGTCCGTCGACGCCGCGTTCACCGAGGTCGAGGCCGCCTACGGTCCCGTCGAGGTCGTGGTCGCCAACGCGGGCATCACGCGCGACACCCTCATGATGCGGATGAGCGACGACGACTTCACCGAGGTCGTCGACACCAACCTCGGCGGCGCCTTCCGCGTCGTCAAGCGCGCGTCGAAGGGCATGCTCAAGGCGCGCTTCGGGCGCATCGTCCTCATCTCCAGCGTCGTGGGCCTCTACGGCTCCGGCGGCCAGGTCAACTACGCGGCCTCGAAGAGCGGACTCGTGGGCCTCGCCCGGTCGGTCACGCGCGAGCTCGGCGGCCGCGGCATCACGGCGAACGTCGTCGCGCCCGGCTTCATCGAGACCGACATGACGGCCGAGCTGCCCGAGGCGACCGCGGCGGAGTACAAGAGGTCCATCCCGGCGGGCCGCTACGGCACCGCCGCGGAGGTCGCGGGCGTCGTCGCCTGGATCTCCTCCGACGAGGCCGCGTACATCTCCGGCGCCGTCATCCCCGTCGACGGCGGCCTCGGCATGGGCCACTGA
- the sufC gene encoding Fe-S cluster assembly ATPase SufC, whose protein sequence is MSTLTITDLHVSVDTEQGRKQILKGVDLTINEGEIHAIMGPNGSGKSTLAYSIAGHPKYHVDSGSVTLDGVEVLDMTVDERARAGLFLAMQYPVEIPGVTTTNFLRTAKTAIDGEAPAIRGWIKDVRTSMAALKMDPAFAERNVNEGFSGGEKKRNEVLQLELLKPKFAVLDETDSGLDVDALKIVSEGVNRAKANTGLGLLLITHYTRILRYIQPDFVHVFVAGRVAEQGGRELADRLEEEGYDRFLTPSTTVTA, encoded by the coding sequence ATGTCAACTCTCACCATCACCGACCTGCACGTCAGCGTCGACACCGAGCAGGGTCGCAAGCAGATCCTCAAGGGCGTCGACCTCACGATCAACGAGGGCGAGATCCACGCGATCATGGGCCCGAACGGCTCGGGCAAGTCCACGCTCGCGTACTCCATCGCGGGTCACCCGAAGTACCACGTCGACTCCGGCTCGGTCACGCTCGACGGCGTCGAGGTCCTCGACATGACGGTGGACGAGCGCGCCCGCGCGGGCCTGTTCCTCGCCATGCAGTACCCGGTCGAGATCCCCGGCGTCACCACGACCAACTTCCTCCGCACCGCGAAGACCGCGATCGACGGCGAGGCGCCGGCCATCCGCGGCTGGATCAAGGACGTCCGCACCTCCATGGCCGCGCTCAAGATGGACCCCGCGTTCGCCGAGCGCAACGTCAACGAGGGCTTCTCCGGCGGCGAGAAGAAGCGCAACGAGGTGCTGCAGCTCGAGCTGCTGAAGCCGAAGTTCGCGGTGCTCGACGAGACCGACTCCGGCCTCGACGTCGACGCGCTCAAGATCGTCTCCGAGGGCGTCAACCGCGCGAAGGCGAACACGGGCCTCGGGCTCCTGCTCATCACGCACTACACGCGCATCCTCCGCTACATCCAGCCCGACTTCGTGCACGTGTTCGTCGCGGGCCGCGTCGCCGAGCAGGGCGGCCGCGAGCTCGCCGACCGCCTCGAGGAGGAGGGCTACGACCGCTTCCTCACGCCCTCCACGACGGTGACGGCGTGA
- a CDS encoding glucose-1-phosphate adenylyltransferase, translating to MASKKIFGIVLAGGEGKRLMPLTADRAKPAVPFGGQYRLIDFALSNLINSGLTQIVVLTQYKSHSLDRHVSQTWRLNQMLNSYIASVPAQQRLGKRWFSGSADAILQSLNLINDEKPDIVVVVGADHVYRMDFSQMIDAHIASGRGTTVAAIRQPIELADQFGVIDVDPANPAGIRAFLEKPKDPVGLDDSPGEVLASMGNYVFDTDQLIDAVRRDGENPESAHDMGGDIVPWFVEQGNAGVYDLNRNEVPGANDRDRYYWRDVGTIESFFDAHQDLISALPVFNLYNKDWPIFSQQLNSPPAKFVRDAQGNTGTMIDSITSLGGVISGAHVERSVLGPWVIAESGARIVDSIVFDKVHIGAGAVITRAILDKDVEVEPGATVGVDHDRDRARGYTVTEGGITVVGKGVRVTP from the coding sequence ATGGCATCGAAGAAGATCTTTGGAATCGTGCTCGCCGGCGGCGAGGGCAAGAGGCTCATGCCGCTCACCGCGGACCGCGCCAAGCCCGCCGTCCCGTTCGGCGGCCAGTACCGGCTCATCGACTTCGCGCTCTCCAACCTCATCAACTCGGGGCTGACCCAGATCGTGGTGCTGACGCAGTACAAGTCGCACTCGCTCGACCGCCACGTGTCCCAGACCTGGCGCCTCAACCAGATGCTGAACTCGTACATCGCGTCGGTGCCCGCCCAGCAGCGGCTCGGCAAGCGCTGGTTCAGCGGCTCGGCCGACGCGATCCTGCAGAGCCTCAACCTCATCAACGACGAGAAGCCCGACATCGTCGTCGTGGTCGGCGCCGACCACGTGTACCGCATGGACTTCAGCCAGATGATCGACGCGCACATCGCGTCGGGCCGCGGCACGACGGTGGCCGCCATCCGCCAGCCCATCGAGCTCGCCGACCAGTTCGGCGTCATCGACGTGGATCCCGCGAACCCCGCCGGCATCCGCGCCTTCCTCGAGAAGCCGAAGGACCCGGTCGGCCTCGACGACTCCCCCGGCGAGGTGCTCGCCTCGATGGGCAACTACGTCTTCGACACCGACCAGCTCATCGACGCGGTGCGCCGCGACGGCGAGAACCCGGAGTCCGCGCACGACATGGGCGGCGACATCGTCCCGTGGTTCGTGGAGCAGGGCAACGCGGGCGTCTACGACCTCAACCGCAACGAGGTGCCCGGCGCCAACGACCGCGACCGGTACTACTGGCGCGACGTCGGCACCATCGAGTCGTTCTTCGACGCGCACCAGGACCTCATCTCGGCGCTGCCGGTGTTCAACCTCTACAACAAGGACTGGCCGATCTTCAGCCAGCAGCTCAACAGCCCGCCCGCGAAGTTCGTCCGCGACGCGCAGGGCAACACGGGCACGATGATCGACTCGATCACCTCGCTCGGCGGCGTCATCAGCGGCGCCCACGTCGAGCGCAGCGTGCTCGGGCCGTGGGTCATCGCGGAGTCGGGTGCGCGCATCGTCGACTCGATCGTCTTCGACAAGGTGCACATCGGGGCGGGAGCCGTCATCACGCGCGCCATCCTCGACAAGGACGTGGAGGTGGAGCCCGGCGCGACCGTCGGCGTCGACCACGACCGCGACCGGGCCCGCGGCTACACGGTCACCGAGGGCGGGATCACCGTCGTGGGCAAGGGCGTGCGCGTCACCCCGTGA